A window of the Amycolatopsis solani genome harbors these coding sequences:
- the larB gene encoding nickel pincer cofactor biosynthesis protein LarB: protein MESTEAIADLGFARLDLDRAARTGDPEVVFGAGKTPEQISAALARLCQAHPTRAVLATRVGDEARALCRETLAGAEIDDVGRTVTLGPLPVPRGRVAVVCAGTSDLPVARECATTVAVFGAEPDLVVDVGVAGLHRLLAERDRIAAADAVIAIAGMEAALPTVLGGLCGAPLIALPTSVGYGWHLDGLTAFLTMVNSCAPGVVTVNIDNGFGAGVAAARVARQSVRS, encoded by the coding sequence GTGGAATCGACAGAGGCAATCGCGGATCTCGGCTTTGCCCGGCTGGACCTGGACCGGGCCGCCCGAACGGGGGATCCGGAAGTGGTGTTCGGCGCGGGCAAGACGCCCGAACAGATCAGCGCGGCGCTCGCGCGGTTGTGTCAAGCCCATCCCACCCGCGCCGTGCTCGCCACCCGCGTCGGCGACGAAGCCCGTGCGCTGTGCCGGGAAACCCTGGCCGGCGCGGAGATCGACGACGTGGGACGCACGGTGACGCTCGGCCCGCTGCCCGTGCCGCGCGGCCGGGTCGCCGTCGTCTGCGCGGGCACCTCGGACCTGCCGGTCGCGCGGGAGTGCGCAACGACGGTGGCGGTCTTCGGCGCGGAGCCGGACCTCGTCGTGGACGTCGGGGTGGCCGGGCTGCACCGGCTGCTGGCCGAACGCGACCGGATCGCCGCCGCGGACGCCGTCATCGCGATCGCCGGGATGGAGGCCGCGCTGCCGACTGTCCTGGGTGGACTGTGCGGGGCGCCGTTGATCGCGCTGCCGACGAGCGTCGGCTACGGCTGGCACCTCGACGGGCTGACCGCGTTCCTCACCATGGTCAACAGCTGCGCGCCCGGCGTGGTGACGGTCAACATCGACAACGGCTTCGGCGCGGGCGTCGCCGCGGCGCGCGTGGCCCGGCAGTCGGTGCGGTCATGA
- a CDS encoding AAA family ATPase, which produces MVLRGRETELKELGELVDGPEDRAGVLIRGEAGIGKSALVTETAAAASVAGLRVLRTTGAEGEQNLAYAGLHQLLYPVRAGAAGLPAPQRDALRTALGLAEGTEPSAYLVGLAALTLLAEEAAAKPLLLVAEDAQWLDRASADVLAFVARRIETEPIVLVATLRDGAESPLLDAGLAPMPLDRLPADAAAELLDSVAPRLAPAVRTRLLTEAAGHPLALTELPSAVAELDGLDPVLPLTERLERTFTARVTALPAATRTALLVAALNETTSLAETLVATGSLLAADADRASVTRGAGGGAGPDAAEAGAGQGFVERGAGAAAGLAGGGAGPDAAEAGAGQGFVERGAGAAAGLAGGGAGPDAAEAGAGQGFAARGADAAAGLAGGGAGPGQAEVRGAGAATREAADPATADPEILAPAVDARLVELTADLLTFRHPLMRSAIPAAASPIERRKAHLALVAALRDQPDRRAWHQAAATAGPDEAVAGELERTAERARYRGGAAAAIAALEQAARLSCEPGPRADRLLKAAELAVESGRRETAERLVRAARPADARRRAAASRLLSEFEDGVREDPARVAELAEVARDVAADGQHDAAMRILWSAAMRCFWTEPGANARQALLDVADLLPVPDDDPRIVAVTAYVAPFERGETVLKHLRELVARTGADPEVDRYLGSAALQVGAFDLAARFSAAAAPGLRAQGRLGLLPRALAVLAWSRVRLGDLAGAVPAAAEAVRFAQETGQPFMAGLATAVQAEIAALRGDHRQAGALAAEAERAGLAAGARPVLATVQLTRGLTNLSEGRFEDAFADLRRLLDPADPAYQLALRAYCVAELTEAAVRAGQTDAMRDILAELERLDTPSPALHIGLRYARAVLDPCDERFAEALRADLAGWPAERGRVHLAFGEWLRRQRRVVESRTHLRTARETFDALGMTAWAERARRELRSAGESSPNRGPDARDKLTPHELSIAQLAAEGLTNREIGQRLYLSHRTVGTHLHRIFPKLGVSSRADLAGMLKTLEG; this is translated from the coding sequence ATGGTGCTGCGCGGGCGGGAAACCGAGCTGAAGGAGCTGGGCGAGCTCGTCGACGGCCCCGAGGACCGCGCCGGGGTGCTCATCCGCGGCGAAGCGGGCATCGGCAAGTCCGCGCTGGTGACCGAGACGGCGGCCGCGGCGTCGGTCGCCGGGCTGCGGGTGCTGCGCACGACCGGCGCCGAGGGCGAGCAGAACCTCGCGTACGCCGGGCTGCACCAGCTGCTGTACCCCGTCCGCGCGGGGGCGGCCGGCCTGCCCGCGCCGCAGCGGGACGCGTTGCGGACCGCGCTGGGCCTGGCGGAGGGGACCGAGCCGAGCGCCTACCTGGTCGGGCTCGCGGCGCTGACGCTGCTGGCCGAGGAGGCCGCGGCGAAGCCGTTGCTGCTGGTCGCGGAGGACGCGCAGTGGCTGGACCGGGCGAGCGCGGACGTGCTGGCGTTCGTCGCGCGGCGCATCGAGACCGAGCCGATCGTCCTGGTCGCGACGCTGCGGGACGGCGCGGAGTCGCCGTTGCTCGACGCGGGCCTGGCCCCGATGCCGCTGGACCGCTTGCCGGCCGACGCGGCGGCGGAGCTGCTGGATTCGGTGGCCCCGCGGCTGGCCCCGGCGGTCCGCACCCGCCTGCTGACGGAGGCGGCGGGCCACCCACTGGCGTTGACGGAGCTGCCGTCGGCGGTGGCCGAGCTGGACGGGTTGGACCCGGTGCTGCCGTTGACGGAACGCTTGGAGCGCACGTTCACGGCGAGAGTGACGGCGTTGCCGGCGGCGACGCGGACGGCGTTGCTGGTGGCGGCGCTGAACGAGACGACCTCACTGGCGGAGACGCTGGTGGCGACGGGTTCACTGCTCGCGGCGGATGCCGACCGGGCTTCGGTGACGCGCGGTGCGGGCGGTGGTGCTGGTCCGGATGCGGCTGAGGCCGGTGCCGGGCAGGGTTTCGTGGAGCGCGGTGCAGGTGCGGCGGCGGGCTTGGCGGGCGGTGGTGCTGGTCCGGATGCGGCTGAGGCCGGTGCCGGGCAGGGTTTCGTGGAGCGCGGTGCAGGTGCGGCGGCGGGCTTGGCGGGCGGTGGTGCTGGTCCGGATGCGGCTGAGGCCGGTGCCGGGCAGGGTTTCGCGGCGCGCGGTGCGGATGCGGCGGCGGGTTTGGCGGGCGGTGGTGCCGGTCCGGGCCAGGCCGAAGTCCGCGGGGCGGGTGCCGCTACCCGCGAAGCGGCCGACCCAGCCACCGCCGACCCCGAGATCCTCGCCCCCGCCGTCGACGCTCGGCTCGTCGAACTCACGGCCGATCTCCTCACCTTCCGCCACCCGCTCATGCGCTCGGCCATCCCCGCCGCCGCGAGTCCGATCGAGCGGCGCAAAGCCCACCTCGCCCTCGTCGCCGCCCTCCGAGACCAGCCCGATCGCCGGGCCTGGCACCAGGCCGCCGCCACTGCCGGGCCCGACGAAGCCGTGGCCGGCGAACTCGAGCGGACCGCCGAGCGGGCTCGGTACCGGGGTGGGGCCGCCGCTGCCATTGCCGCGCTCGAACAGGCCGCGCGGCTCAGCTGCGAGCCAGGGCCGCGCGCTGATCGGCTGCTCAAGGCCGCCGAGCTGGCCGTCGAGTCCGGGCGGCGGGAGACCGCCGAACGGTTGGTCCGCGCCGCCCGGCCCGCCGATGCCCGGCGCCGCGCCGCCGCGAGCCGGCTGCTCAGCGAGTTCGAAGACGGGGTCCGCGAAGATCCCGCCCGCGTCGCCGAGCTGGCCGAAGTCGCCCGGGATGTCGCGGCCGACGGGCAGCACGACGCCGCCATGCGGATCCTCTGGAGCGCCGCCATGCGCTGCTTCTGGACCGAGCCCGGAGCGAACGCGCGCCAGGCGCTGCTCGACGTCGCCGACCTGCTGCCCGTCCCGGACGACGACCCGCGGATCGTGGCCGTCACCGCGTACGTCGCGCCGTTCGAGCGGGGCGAAACCGTCCTGAAGCACCTGCGGGAGCTGGTCGCGAGGACCGGCGCCGACCCCGAAGTCGACCGGTACCTCGGCAGCGCCGCACTGCAGGTCGGCGCCTTCGACCTCGCCGCCCGGTTCTCCGCGGCCGCCGCGCCCGGTCTCCGCGCGCAGGGACGGCTCGGGTTGCTGCCGCGCGCCCTCGCCGTACTCGCGTGGAGCCGCGTCCGGCTGGGGGACCTGGCCGGCGCCGTGCCGGCCGCGGCGGAGGCGGTCCGCTTCGCGCAGGAGACCGGGCAGCCGTTCATGGCCGGGCTGGCCACCGCCGTCCAGGCCGAGATCGCCGCGCTGCGGGGTGACCACCGGCAGGCCGGGGCGCTGGCCGCCGAGGCCGAACGCGCCGGGCTCGCCGCCGGGGCGCGGCCGGTGCTCGCCACCGTCCAGCTCACGCGCGGGCTCACGAACCTGAGCGAAGGCCGCTTCGAGGACGCCTTCGCCGACCTGCGGCGCCTGCTCGACCCCGCCGACCCGGCCTACCAGCTGGCGTTGCGCGCCTACTGCGTCGCCGAACTGACCGAAGCCGCGGTCCGGGCCGGGCAGACCGACGCAATGCGGGACATCCTCGCCGAACTCGAGCGCCTGGACACGCCGTCGCCCGCGCTGCACATCGGGCTGCGGTACGCGCGCGCCGTGCTCGACCCGTGCGACGAGCGGTTTGCCGAAGCGCTGCGGGCCGACCTGGCCGGCTGGCCCGCCGAACGCGGCCGCGTCCACCTGGCGTTCGGCGAGTGGCTGCGGCGGCAGCGGCGGGTCGTCGAATCGCGGACGCACCTGCGCACCGCCCGCGAGACGTTCGACGCCCTCGGCATGACGGCCTGGGCCGAGCGGGCCCGGCGCGAGCTGCGCAGCGCGGGCGAGTCGAGCCCGAACCGCGGCCCGGACGCCCGGGACAAGCTCACCCCGCACGAGCTGAGCATCGCGCAGCTGGCCGCGGAGGGGCTGACGAACCGGGAGATCGGGCAGCGGCTGTACCTTTCGCACCGGACCGTCGGCACGCACCTGCACCGGATCTTCCCCAAGCTCGGCGTGAGCTCCCGCGCCGACCTCGCCGGGATGCTGAAGACCCTGGAAGGGTGA
- a CDS encoding VOC family protein, whose amino-acid sequence MSALRLGFPVIGVADVPRATAFWSAALDLVATGEWASDRWCTLAHADGSGRALALMYSESAPEPYPRIHLDLLVDTTEEQEAEVARLRRLGASTVDWDRYPAVPDFVVLADPDGNRFCVVDLSKAPSSG is encoded by the coding sequence GTGAGCGCGCTGCGCCTCGGCTTCCCGGTGATCGGGGTCGCCGACGTCCCACGGGCCACCGCGTTCTGGTCGGCGGCACTGGACCTCGTCGCCACCGGCGAGTGGGCGAGCGACCGGTGGTGCACGCTCGCGCACGCCGACGGTTCCGGGCGCGCCCTCGCGCTGATGTACAGCGAGTCGGCGCCCGAGCCGTACCCGCGGATCCACCTCGACCTGCTCGTCGACACGACCGAGGAGCAGGAAGCCGAAGTGGCCCGGCTCCGCCGGCTCGGGGCGTCCACCGTCGATTGGGACCGCTACCCGGCCGTCCCGGACTTCGTGGTCCTCGCCGACCCGGACGGCAACCGCTTCTGCGTCGTCGATCTCAGCAAGGCCCCGTCGAGCGGCTAG
- a CDS encoding tannase/feruloyl esterase family alpha/beta hydrolase, translated as MRRLLLAAAVPLLLTTVTQLAPAASASPVPTCAAVAVPAPPGAKIESVAAERKTGFCQITVTLTHDGHDHVKIAVGLPETGWTGRLQALGGSAYAAGEFGAPFAQAVKDGYSAVTTDAGVSENALDTSWALTAGGQVNRTLLTNFATHSTHEEAVVGKAVTERHFQRPITYSYWTGCSTGGRQGYSEAQNHADDFDGILANAPAVQWTQFAVATLWPQVVMNNEHDFPSNCVLSAFQKAAVQACDARDGVTNGIVDHPDECSYDPRTLVGTKVVCDGHEFTVTEDDAEVMRKIWAGPTDERGRKLWAGLPKGADYTWVAGTQPGPDGTLTAPGFPVAVLWVQSFLEKQAGFDTSKLTYGQYTALFRQSVREYDGVIGTADPDLSAFRRSGGKLLTYVGTNDQLIPPGGTLYYRQQVERAMGGSQRVNDFYRLFLAPGVEHCGGGTGPQPSNPLGALVDWVEHGKAPATLAAATADGTATRDLCVYPRVSRYTGHGDPATAASYRCR; from the coding sequence ATGAGACGCTTACTCCTCGCGGCCGCCGTGCCGCTCCTGCTGACCACCGTCACGCAGCTCGCACCGGCCGCCTCGGCATCGCCGGTGCCCACCTGCGCCGCCGTCGCGGTGCCCGCCCCGCCCGGCGCGAAGATCGAGTCGGTGGCGGCGGAGCGCAAGACCGGCTTCTGCCAGATCACCGTCACCCTCACCCACGACGGCCACGACCACGTCAAGATCGCCGTCGGACTGCCCGAAACCGGCTGGACCGGGCGCCTCCAGGCCCTCGGCGGCAGCGCCTACGCGGCCGGCGAGTTCGGGGCGCCGTTCGCCCAGGCGGTCAAGGACGGCTACAGCGCCGTGACGACCGACGCCGGCGTGTCCGAGAACGCACTGGACACGTCGTGGGCGCTGACCGCCGGCGGCCAGGTGAACCGGACCCTGCTGACGAACTTCGCCACCCATTCGACGCACGAAGAGGCCGTGGTCGGCAAGGCCGTCACGGAACGCCACTTCCAGCGGCCGATCACGTACTCGTACTGGACCGGCTGCTCGACCGGCGGCCGCCAGGGCTACTCCGAGGCGCAAAACCACGCCGACGACTTCGACGGCATCCTCGCGAACGCCCCGGCCGTGCAGTGGACGCAGTTCGCGGTCGCGACGCTCTGGCCGCAGGTCGTCATGAACAACGAGCACGACTTCCCCAGCAACTGCGTGCTCTCGGCGTTCCAGAAAGCCGCCGTCCAGGCGTGCGACGCGCGCGACGGCGTCACCAACGGCATCGTCGACCACCCGGACGAGTGCAGTTACGACCCGCGCACGCTGGTCGGCACGAAGGTCGTCTGCGACGGCCACGAGTTCACCGTGACCGAAGACGACGCCGAGGTCATGCGCAAGATCTGGGCCGGGCCGACCGACGAGCGCGGCCGCAAGCTGTGGGCCGGGCTGCCGAAGGGCGCGGACTACACGTGGGTGGCGGGCACGCAGCCCGGTCCCGACGGCACGCTGACCGCGCCGGGCTTCCCGGTGGCCGTCCTGTGGGTGCAGTCGTTCCTGGAGAAGCAGGCGGGCTTCGACACGTCGAAACTGACGTACGGGCAGTACACCGCCCTGTTCCGGCAGTCGGTGCGCGAGTACGACGGCGTCATCGGCACGGCGGACCCGGACCTGTCGGCGTTCCGCCGCTCCGGCGGCAAGCTGCTGACGTACGTCGGCACGAACGACCAGCTCATCCCGCCCGGCGGCACGCTGTACTACCGCCAGCAGGTCGAGCGGGCGATGGGCGGCTCGCAGCGGGTGAACGACTTCTACCGGCTGTTCCTGGCGCCGGGCGTCGAGCACTGCGGCGGCGGCACCGGCCCGCAGCCGTCGAACCCGCTGGGCGCGCTGGTCGACTGGGTGGAGCACGGCAAGGCCCCGGCCACCCTCGCGGCGGCGACCGCGGACGGCACCGCGACCCGTGACCTGTGCGTGTACCCGCGCGTCTCGCGCTACACCGGCCACGGCGACCCGGCCACGGCGGCGAGCTACCGCTGCCGCTGA
- a CDS encoding DUF4383 domain-containing protein: MTEVRVRRSTARTAALLFGVAFLVVGVLGFVPGITADYGALRFAGHQSGAQLFGVFTVSVLHNLVHLLFGVLGVLAARANGSSRAFLMIGGGIYVLLWVFGLAMDHDSAANFLPMDNADDWLHLGLGLAMIAAGVATAAADRARGQYPEPEKQRQ; the protein is encoded by the coding sequence ATGACCGAAGTGCGAGTTCGACGCAGTACCGCCCGGACCGCCGCGTTGCTGTTCGGGGTCGCGTTCCTGGTGGTGGGGGTGCTGGGGTTCGTCCCGGGGATCACCGCGGACTACGGCGCCCTGCGGTTTGCCGGGCACCAGTCCGGGGCGCAGCTGTTCGGCGTCTTCACCGTGTCCGTGCTGCACAACCTGGTCCACCTGCTGTTCGGCGTGCTCGGGGTCCTGGCCGCGCGCGCCAACGGGAGTTCGCGGGCGTTCCTGATGATCGGCGGCGGGATCTACGTGCTGCTGTGGGTGTTCGGCCTGGCGATGGACCACGACAGCGCGGCCAACTTCCTCCCGATGGACAACGCCGACGACTGGCTGCACCTGGGCCTCGGGCTGGCGATGATCGCGGCCGGCGTCGCGACGGCGGCCGCGGACCGGGCGCGCGGGCAGTACCCCGAGCCGGAAAAGCAGCGGCAGTGA
- a CDS encoding ABC-F family ATP-binding cassette domain-containing protein translates to MSEIVLSGLSFSWPDDTPVFDHLSATFPGGRTGLVAPNGSGKTTLLKLVAGVLRPSAGSVTADGVLGYLPQDLPLSGEPSVAEVLGVAPILRAIAAVESGDAGEEHFTTIGTDWDIEERTRGQLDRLGLDVTLDRSLSTLSGGQIVSLGLAAQLLKRPDVLLLDEPTNNLDLAARHKLYAVLDDWSGCLVVVSHDRALLDRVDRIAELDRGEIRFHGGNFTSYETAVRAAREVAEKNIRSAEQEVKREKREMQQARERAARRASTASRNLGNAGLPKIFAGTMKRNAQESAAKADGTHAARVGAAKAKLDQAERELRTEQKLSLELPQTVVPAGRTLFLGEGLRVRDLFGDGVDLAIRGPERIALTGANGAGKSTLLRILRGDLEPDGGAVSRADGRIAFLSQRLDLLADDRSVAENLAAAAPALPTAQRMNLLARFLFRGSRVHLPVGVLSGGERLRATLACVLFAEPAPQLLLLDEPTNNLDLVGTGQLESALSAFRGAFVVVSHDERFLHAIGVDRWLRLSGGDLHG, encoded by the coding sequence GTGTCCGAAATCGTCCTGTCCGGCCTGTCCTTCTCCTGGCCGGACGACACCCCCGTCTTCGACCACCTCTCCGCCACCTTCCCGGGTGGCCGCACCGGGCTCGTCGCCCCGAACGGCTCCGGCAAGACGACGCTGCTGAAGCTCGTCGCCGGGGTGCTGCGGCCGTCGGCGGGCAGCGTCACCGCCGACGGCGTCCTCGGCTACCTGCCGCAGGACCTGCCGCTGTCCGGCGAGCCGTCCGTCGCCGAAGTCCTCGGGGTGGCCCCGATCCTGCGGGCCATCGCGGCCGTCGAGTCCGGTGACGCCGGCGAAGAGCACTTCACCACCATCGGCACCGACTGGGACATCGAGGAACGCACCCGCGGCCAGCTCGACCGGCTCGGTCTCGACGTCACCCTCGACCGGTCGCTGAGCACGTTGTCCGGCGGTCAGATCGTCTCCTTGGGTTTGGCCGCGCAGCTGCTGAAGCGGCCGGACGTGCTGCTGCTCGACGAACCGACCAACAACCTCGACCTCGCCGCCCGGCACAAGCTCTACGCCGTGCTCGACGACTGGTCCGGCTGCCTGGTCGTGGTCAGCCACGACCGCGCGCTGCTCGACCGGGTGGACCGGATCGCCGAGCTCGACCGCGGCGAAATCCGGTTCCACGGCGGGAACTTCACGTCGTACGAGACGGCCGTGCGGGCCGCGCGCGAGGTCGCCGAGAAGAACATCCGCAGTGCCGAACAGGAAGTCAAGCGCGAGAAGCGGGAGATGCAGCAGGCGCGCGAACGGGCCGCGCGCCGTGCGAGCACGGCGTCGCGCAACCTCGGCAACGCCGGGCTGCCGAAGATCTTCGCCGGCACCATGAAGCGCAACGCCCAGGAGTCGGCAGCCAAAGCGGACGGTACGCACGCGGCGCGCGTCGGCGCCGCGAAGGCCAAGCTCGACCAGGCCGAGCGGGAGCTGCGCACCGAGCAGAAGCTCAGCCTGGAGCTGCCGCAGACGGTGGTCCCGGCGGGCCGGACGCTGTTCCTCGGCGAGGGCCTGCGCGTGCGCGACCTCTTCGGCGACGGCGTCGACCTGGCGATCCGCGGCCCCGAGCGGATCGCGCTCACCGGCGCGAACGGTGCCGGGAAGTCCACGCTGCTGCGGATCCTGCGGGGCGACCTCGAGCCCGACGGCGGTGCGGTGTCCCGCGCCGACGGCCGGATCGCGTTCCTCTCGCAACGGCTCGACCTGCTGGCCGACGACCGCTCGGTGGCCGAGAACCTGGCCGCGGCCGCACCGGCGTTGCCGACGGCGCAGCGGATGAACCTGCTGGCGCGCTTCCTGTTCCGCGGCTCCCGCGTGCACCTGCCGGTCGGCGTGCTGTCCGGCGGGGAACGGCTGCGCGCCACGCTGGCCTGCGTCCTGTTCGCCGAGCCGGCCCCGCAGCTGCTGCTGCTCGACGAGCCGACGAACAACCTCGACCTGGTCGGCACCGGGCAGCTGGAGAGCGCGCTCTCGGCGTTCCGGGGCGCGTTCGTCGTCGTCAGCCACGACGAACGGTTCCTGCACGCGATCGGCGTCGACCGGTGGCTGCGGCTTTCCGGCGGTGACTTACACGGGTGA
- the larC gene encoding nickel pincer cofactor biosynthesis protein LarC, whose amino-acid sequence MTLAWIDAGQGCAGDMLLGALVDAGADFDAILAGLSRLPVDDVRLSTEVVRRHGLRARRVVVEAPETRHARHLPEILELIAAAALPAAAERFATAVFGRLAEAEAAVHGIEPERVHFHEVGALDAIVDIVGCALGLEALGLLDAAVTVSPIAVGGGTVTAAHGRLTVPPPAVLALLTGVPVAAHPAARELCTPTGAALLVTLAGAYGPMPACVPLKVGVGAGTADPPGHANVVRVVVGADAAPSPTWVRSTMTVIETTVDDLDPRLWPEVLAALRGAGAADAWCAPVTAPKGRPGVVLTTLAADDRVDGVCAAIFAHTSTLGLRLSPVERRALPRDSVVVDYRGTPVSVKRGYLDGVVVTAQPEYEEVRAAAEATGQPLRRVLEEVRGLARFAETPAG is encoded by the coding sequence ATGACGCTCGCGTGGATCGACGCCGGGCAAGGGTGTGCCGGCGACATGCTGCTGGGCGCGCTGGTCGACGCGGGCGCGGACTTCGACGCGATCCTCGCGGGCCTGTCCCGGTTGCCGGTCGACGACGTCCGGCTGAGCACGGAAGTGGTGCGGCGGCACGGGTTGCGCGCGCGGCGGGTCGTCGTCGAGGCGCCCGAGACGCGGCACGCCCGCCACCTGCCGGAAATCCTCGAGCTGATCGCCGCGGCGGCCCTGCCCGCCGCGGCGGAACGGTTCGCCACCGCGGTGTTCGGCAGGCTGGCGGAGGCGGAGGCCGCCGTGCACGGCATCGAGCCGGAGCGTGTGCACTTCCACGAGGTGGGCGCGCTCGACGCGATCGTCGACATCGTCGGCTGCGCGCTCGGGCTGGAAGCGTTGGGGCTCCTGGACGCGGCCGTCACGGTGTCGCCGATCGCGGTCGGCGGCGGCACGGTGACCGCGGCGCACGGCAGGCTCACGGTGCCACCTCCGGCGGTGCTCGCGCTGCTCACCGGCGTGCCGGTCGCGGCCCACCCGGCCGCGCGCGAGCTGTGCACGCCGACCGGCGCCGCCCTGCTGGTGACGCTGGCCGGCGCGTACGGCCCGATGCCGGCGTGCGTGCCGCTGAAGGTCGGCGTCGGCGCGGGCACGGCGGACCCGCCCGGGCACGCGAACGTCGTCCGCGTCGTCGTGGGCGCGGACGCGGCGCCGTCGCCGACGTGGGTGCGCTCGACGATGACCGTCATCGAGACCACCGTCGACGACCTCGATCCCCGCCTGTGGCCGGAAGTCCTGGCGGCCCTGCGCGGCGCGGGCGCGGCGGACGCGTGGTGCGCCCCGGTGACCGCCCCGAAGGGACGGCCGGGCGTGGTGCTCACGACGCTGGCGGCCGACGACCGCGTCGACGGCGTCTGCGCGGCGATCTTCGCGCACACGTCGACCTTGGGACTGCGCCTGTCCCCGGTCGAGCGGCGCGCGTTGCCCCGCGACAGCGTCGTCGTGGACTACCGGGGCACGCCGGTGAGCGTGAAGCGCGGCTACCTCGACGGCGTGGTGGTCACGGCGCAACCGGAGTACGAGGAGGTCCGGGCGGCCGCCGAGGCGACCGGGCAGCCGTTGCGCCGGGTACTGGAAGAAGTGCGCGGGCTGGCCCGGTTTGCCGAGACGCCTGCCGGGTAG
- a CDS encoding alpha/beta fold hydrolase, translating to MISRRRFGQAFAAGLAATSLAACSSAAAPAASTAPDLRAGSGEHTSLGEVKHVDAGVLNMAYFESGPVTGQPVVLLHGWPYDPYSYVDVAPILAAAGYRVIIPFLRGYGPTVFKSTSTVRNGQQAAVALDVVAMLDALKIDKAVLGGYDWGARTVDIIAALFPERCKAVVAVSGYIVTNLVANQKPLAPQAELGWWYQYYFATERGRAGYAANRHDFNKLIWKTASPAWHFDDATYDRSAAAFDNPDHVAIVVHNYRWRLSLAPGEPQYDAYEQKLATGPAITVPAITIGSDFDAAAKDGKAYRAKFTGKYEHRVLDGIGHNVPQEAPKPFAQAIVDADRRSRPHRETKCPSMWPSHPVRLVRRPSRRG from the coding sequence ATGATCAGCAGGAGAAGGTTCGGGCAGGCGTTCGCGGCGGGGCTGGCGGCGACCTCCTTGGCGGCCTGCTCGTCCGCGGCCGCGCCCGCCGCGTCCACGGCCCCTGACCTGCGGGCCGGGTCCGGCGAGCACACCTCGCTCGGCGAGGTGAAGCACGTCGACGCCGGAGTGCTGAACATGGCTTACTTCGAGTCCGGCCCGGTGACCGGGCAGCCCGTCGTGCTGCTGCACGGCTGGCCGTACGACCCGTACAGCTACGTCGACGTCGCGCCGATCCTGGCCGCCGCCGGCTACCGGGTGATCATCCCGTTCCTGCGCGGCTACGGGCCGACGGTGTTCAAGTCCACTTCGACCGTCCGAAATGGACAACAGGCGGCGGTGGCGCTCGACGTCGTCGCGATGCTGGACGCGCTCAAGATCGACAAGGCCGTCCTGGGCGGCTACGACTGGGGCGCCCGGACGGTCGACATCATCGCGGCGCTGTTCCCCGAGCGCTGCAAGGCGGTCGTCGCGGTGAGCGGGTACATCGTCACGAACCTGGTGGCCAACCAGAAACCCCTGGCGCCGCAAGCGGAACTCGGCTGGTGGTACCAGTACTACTTCGCGACCGAGCGCGGCCGCGCGGGCTACGCGGCCAACCGCCACGACTTCAACAAGCTGATCTGGAAGACGGCGTCTCCGGCGTGGCACTTCGACGACGCGACGTACGACCGCAGCGCGGCGGCGTTCGACAACCCGGACCACGTCGCGATCGTGGTCCACAACTACCGGTGGCGGCTGAGTCTCGCCCCGGGCGAGCCGCAATACGACGCGTACGAGCAGAAACTGGCCACCGGCCCGGCCATCACGGTCCCGGCGATCACGATCGGCAGCGACTTCGACGCGGCGGCCAAGGACGGGAAGGCGTACCGCGCGAAGTTCACCGGGAAGTACGAACACCGGGTGCTGGACGGCATCGGGCACAACGTGCCGCAGGAAGCCCCGAAGCCGTTCGCGCAGGCGATCGTGGACGCCGACCGGCGGTCAAGGCCACATCGAGAGACTAAGTGTCCCTCGATGTGGCCTTCACACCCAGTGCGCTTAGTCAGGCGACCGTCGCGTCGAGGGTGA
- a CDS encoding organic hydroperoxide resistance protein, producing the protein MSEVTYTAVATSTAEGRNGGRATSDDGALDVTLAVPKAFGGAGDGTNPEQLFAAGWASCFVGAVRRVAGEKKVPLNDLAVVAEVTLHHDTEASEFKLSAVLHLEATGIDQATADELVNGAHQVCPYSKATRGNIEVTLDATVA; encoded by the coding sequence ATGTCCGAAGTGACCTACACCGCCGTCGCCACCTCCACCGCGGAGGGCCGCAACGGCGGCCGCGCGACCTCCGACGACGGCGCGCTCGACGTCACCCTCGCCGTCCCGAAGGCCTTCGGCGGCGCGGGCGACGGCACCAACCCGGAGCAGCTGTTCGCGGCGGGCTGGGCGTCCTGCTTCGTCGGCGCGGTGCGTCGCGTCGCGGGCGAGAAGAAGGTGCCGCTGAACGACCTCGCCGTCGTCGCGGAGGTCACCCTCCACCACGACACGGAGGCGAGCGAGTTCAAGCTCAGCGCCGTGCTGCACCTGGAGGCGACCGGCATCGACCAGGCCACCGCCGACGAGCTCGTCAACGGCGCGCACCAGGTGTGCCCGTACTCGAAGGCGACGCGCGGCAACATCGAGGTCACCCTCGACGCGACGGTCGCCTGA